In Hoeflea ulvae, one genomic interval encodes:
- a CDS encoding putative bifunctional diguanylate cyclase/phosphodiesterase, which produces MRLRIALAIGIVIALLPPLSYGLVSYRYLANEITFVADLQSARVSKYIYAHEDLWQYQLVRITEIVELHVDQSSKTEQRIFNNDGKLLLTVGESPGLLQLTRDAPLVVADRQIGRLEVSIPLSALALELFFFSLLSSLIGIAAYYARALPLRRLDQAVGELEAAKNILEQRSGQLNEAQHLGLIGDWSYNFGEDTLWWADEIFNLLGYDPDTFDLTRDRVMELYGDDDASRLLELQSEVVKHGVVRSIDVRVRRGDGEYGHFAVTTKLRSDKHGDKIGVYGTIQDITDRKLASEQLEKLAFHDPLTGLANRTLFHRRVDDALGRCARTGEIGALLLLDLDRFKDVNDTLGHAVGDALLVKVAHLLARTLGNAHFVSRLGGDEFAVLLEGVSDRDESERIATEIVAVISGMTVLDRIEVTVGTSIGIAMLLDHGRTSDELLRSADLALYRAKEEGRGRYRIFESSMDEAVQEKVALSPDLRNALADDQGLSVHYQPQIEILTGRVIGYEALIRWNHPVRGNIPPALFIPIAESSHLICDVGYWVLRQAAFQAKEWLDAGVPTPTIAVNVSAAQIWNSDLVSDVGKVLAESDLPPHLLCLELTESLLMDQNESRVRNVLKSLKEFGVTLALDDFGTGYSSLGYLTQLPFDKLKIDRIFIDGVNTSQRSTELLRGIIALGRGLGMTTIAEGAETQEEVAVLRELGCDQIQGFFFARPAPADEALAYALRMAADALVAATPDRYQAATA; this is translated from the coding sequence ATGCGGCTACGCATCGCGCTTGCCATCGGCATCGTGATCGCGCTGCTTCCGCCATTGTCCTACGGGCTGGTTTCCTACCGCTACCTTGCCAACGAGATCACCTTCGTCGCTGACCTGCAGTCTGCCAGGGTCTCGAAATATATCTATGCGCATGAAGATCTGTGGCAGTACCAGCTTGTCCGGATTACCGAAATCGTCGAACTGCATGTAGATCAGTCCTCCAAGACCGAGCAGCGCATCTTCAACAATGACGGAAAGCTGTTGCTCACGGTCGGGGAATCTCCCGGTTTGCTGCAACTGACCCGTGATGCACCGCTTGTCGTTGCCGACCGGCAAATCGGCCGTCTGGAGGTGTCGATCCCGCTTTCCGCACTGGCACTTGAGCTGTTTTTCTTCAGCCTGCTGTCCTCCCTGATCGGAATCGCGGCCTATTATGCCCGGGCGCTGCCACTGCGCAGACTTGACCAGGCTGTCGGCGAACTCGAAGCTGCCAAGAACATTCTCGAGCAGCGTTCGGGGCAGTTGAACGAGGCCCAGCATCTGGGGCTCATCGGCGACTGGTCCTATAATTTTGGCGAGGATACGCTTTGGTGGGCAGACGAGATCTTCAATCTGCTCGGCTATGATCCCGACACATTCGATCTGACCCGTGACCGGGTGATGGAGCTCTATGGCGACGATGATGCGAGCCGGTTGCTGGAGCTGCAGTCCGAAGTCGTGAAGCATGGGGTCGTCAGAAGCATCGACGTCAGGGTCCGGCGCGGCGACGGGGAATACGGGCATTTCGCTGTCACCACCAAGCTCAGAAGCGACAAGCATGGCGACAAGATAGGCGTGTACGGCACCATCCAGGACATCACCGACCGCAAGCTGGCCTCCGAGCAGCTGGAAAAGCTGGCGTTCCACGACCCGCTGACCGGGCTGGCCAACAGGACCCTGTTCCACAGGCGGGTGGATGATGCTCTCGGGCGCTGCGCCCGGACCGGTGAAATCGGCGCATTGCTGCTGCTCGATCTCGACCGGTTCAAGGACGTCAATGACACGCTCGGCCACGCGGTTGGCGATGCGCTTCTGGTCAAGGTGGCGCATTTGCTCGCCCGCACCCTGGGCAATGCCCATTTCGTGTCCCGGCTTGGCGGAGACGAATTTGCAGTGCTGCTCGAGGGCGTCTCCGACCGGGATGAGAGCGAACGCATTGCCACCGAAATCGTCGCGGTCATTTCCGGGATGACCGTGCTCGACCGCATCGAAGTCACCGTCGGCACCAGCATCGGCATTGCCATGCTTCTCGATCATGGCAGAACCTCGGACGAACTGCTGCGCAGCGCGGATCTCGCCCTCTACCGCGCCAAGGAAGAGGGACGTGGCCGCTACCGGATCTTCGAGTCCAGCATGGACGAGGCCGTGCAGGAAAAGGTCGCCCTGTCCCCGGATCTCCGCAATGCCTTGGCCGATGACCAGGGCCTTTCCGTTCACTACCAGCCGCAGATCGAGATCTTGACGGGACGGGTGATCGGATACGAGGCGCTGATCCGCTGGAACCACCCTGTCCGCGGAAACATCCCGCCCGCCTTGTTCATTCCGATTGCGGAAAGCTCCCATCTGATCTGTGACGTGGGCTACTGGGTGCTCAGACAGGCCGCCTTCCAGGCCAAGGAATGGCTCGATGCCGGTGTTCCCACGCCCACGATCGCCGTTAATGTCTCGGCAGCGCAGATATGGAATTCCGATCTGGTCAGCGATGTCGGCAAGGTGCTCGCCGAATCCGACCTGCCCCCTCACCTGCTGTGCCTGGAACTGACCGAGAGCCTGCTGATGGACCAGAACGAGTCCCGCGTGCGCAATGTGCTCAAGAGCCTGAAGGAATTTGGCGTGACCCTGGCGCTCGACGATTTCGGCACCGGCTATTCTTCGCTGGGTTATCTCACCCAGCTTCCATTCGACAAGCTGAAGATCGACCGAATTTTCATCGACGGCGTCAACACCTCGCAACGCTCGACCGAATTGCTGCGCGGCATCATCGCGCTTGGCCGCGGTCTGGGCATGACCACCATTGCCGAGGGCGCGGAAACCCAGGAAGAGGTTGCGGTGCTGCGCGAACTCGGCTGTGATCAGATCCAGGGTTTCTTCTTTGCAAGACCGGCACCGGCCGACGAGGCGCTGGCCTACGCATTGCGCATGGCCGCAGATGCACTGGTCGCTGCAACGCCGGACCGCTACCAGGCGGCCACCGCCTAG
- a CDS encoding ABC transporter permease, producing MSKLRLQSIPPWTWSFLAAVIVLVLTYIVSGRGGTQTLTLAFTVAPYLVLVGLGQMLVMSAGPGNIDVSVAKVFSLGGLLSIAVGEVTGSWILGLGAAVGAGLAMASISIVAILYVRIPPIVATLATSLIASAISLTLAKGFQGSADPLLKAFLSWAPLGIPAFAIVVLLLTVVVSLFLRWTTWGSQMLAVGQARRAAEYAGVNARKIMVVVYLTSGVLAALAGALRASFSAPNVELGNDYLLDSIAVVVIGGTLMTGGRAVPAGVWGGALFFILLDGLLNLIGWSYAGQNVLKGFLVLAVLFLASGAPILGRRMPPREADDEKNEDMAEPVSRPLT from the coding sequence ATGAGCAAGCTGCGCCTCCAGTCGATCCCGCCCTGGACATGGTCTTTCCTGGCCGCCGTCATCGTGCTGGTGCTGACCTATATCGTGTCGGGCCGCGGCGGCACGCAGACGCTGACGCTGGCCTTTACCGTTGCGCCCTATCTCGTTCTTGTCGGCCTGGGGCAAATGCTGGTGATGAGTGCCGGGCCGGGCAATATCGATGTTTCGGTCGCCAAGGTGTTCTCGCTAGGCGGGCTGCTTTCCATTGCCGTGGGGGAGGTCACGGGGTCCTGGATCCTGGGCCTGGGGGCCGCCGTCGGGGCGGGACTCGCCATGGCGTCGATCAGCATCGTGGCGATTCTCTATGTGCGGATTCCGCCGATCGTCGCCACACTGGCCACAAGTCTCATCGCCTCGGCCATCTCGCTGACCCTGGCCAAGGGGTTTCAGGGCTCTGCCGATCCGCTGTTGAAGGCGTTCCTGAGCTGGGCGCCTTTGGGCATTCCGGCCTTCGCCATCGTGGTGCTGCTGCTGACGGTGGTCGTGTCGCTGTTCCTGAGATGGACGACATGGGGGTCGCAAATGCTCGCTGTCGGTCAGGCCCGGCGCGCGGCGGAATATGCGGGCGTGAATGCCAGAAAGATCATGGTCGTTGTCTATCTGACGTCGGGGGTTCTGGCGGCGCTGGCAGGCGCATTGCGGGCCTCGTTTTCGGCTCCGAATGTGGAACTGGGCAACGATTATCTGCTCGATTCGATTGCCGTGGTGGTGATCGGCGGCACCCTGATGACCGGCGGCCGCGCGGTTCCGGCAGGCGTGTGGGGCGGGGCGCTGTTCTTCATCCTGCTGGACGGCTTGCTGAACCTGATCGGATGGAGCTATGCGGGACAGAATGTGCTGAAGGGCTTTCTTGTGCTGGCGGTTCTGTTTCTTGCCAGCGGCGCGCCGATCCTGGGCCGGCGCATGCCGCCGCGCGAGGCGGATGATGAAAAGAATGAAGACATGGCAGAACCGGTGAGCAGACCCTTGACCTGA
- a CDS encoding ribulose-bisphosphate carboxylase large subunit family protein, which produces MPDPVRIEADYLIETAFDPRQAAEIMAGEQSSGTFVAVPGETPELKARAAARVERLDLVDEVAAPSLPGAGKPAGSKPVYRRAVVTLSWPMDNIGPSLPNLVATIAGNLFELKQFSGLRLLDLRLPSSFAQKYPGPKFGIDGTRRLSGVHGRPLIGTIIKPSVGLSAEATGELVGTLADAGIDFIKDDELQADGPACPFEDRVRAVMAAVNRAADRTGKKTMVAFNLTGEIDEMRRRHDFVLAQGGTCVMASVLAVGHAGMIELARHTELPIHGHRAGWGALSRNPGLGWSFPAWSKLWRLTGCDHLHVNGLANKFSESDESVITSARSLAEPLFEHAPMTTVPVFSSGQTIRQAAGTWAAVKSPDLIYTAGGGVVAHPLGIAAGVEALVEAWNAAMAGVAIETHAQGNAALAASLDAYPAQGA; this is translated from the coding sequence ATGCCTGATCCAGTTCGCATTGAGGCCGACTACCTCATCGAGACCGCTTTCGATCCGCGTCAGGCCGCCGAAATCATGGCGGGAGAGCAGTCCTCGGGAACCTTTGTCGCGGTACCCGGAGAAACCCCGGAGTTGAAGGCCCGCGCAGCCGCCCGGGTGGAGAGGCTGGACCTGGTGGACGAAGTCGCTGCACCCTCGCTTCCCGGCGCGGGCAAGCCGGCGGGATCGAAGCCGGTTTATCGCCGTGCCGTCGTCACCTTGTCCTGGCCCATGGACAATATCGGCCCGTCGCTGCCCAATCTGGTGGCGACGATTGCCGGCAACCTGTTCGAGCTCAAGCAGTTTTCGGGCCTGCGGCTCCTGGATCTGCGCTTACCCTCGTCATTTGCGCAGAAATATCCCGGCCCGAAATTCGGCATCGACGGCACCCGCCGGCTTTCGGGCGTGCATGGCCGCCCCTTGATCGGAACCATCATCAAGCCCAGCGTCGGATTGTCGGCCGAAGCCACCGGCGAGCTCGTCGGAACGCTTGCGGATGCCGGGATCGATTTCATCAAGGATGACGAGCTTCAGGCCGATGGTCCGGCCTGCCCGTTCGAGGACCGGGTGAGGGCCGTCATGGCTGCGGTGAACCGTGCCGCCGACCGGACCGGCAAGAAGACCATGGTCGCCTTCAACCTTACCGGCGAGATTGACGAAATGCGCCGCCGCCATGATTTCGTGCTGGCCCAAGGCGGGACCTGCGTCATGGCAAGCGTTCTGGCGGTCGGCCATGCCGGCATGATAGAACTTGCCCGCCACACCGAATTGCCCATCCACGGCCATCGCGCCGGCTGGGGCGCCCTGAGCCGCAATCCCGGCCTTGGCTGGTCGTTCCCTGCCTGGTCGAAACTTTGGCGGCTTACCGGGTGCGACCACCTGCACGTCAACGGGCTCGCCAACAAGTTCAGCGAATCCGATGAAAGCGTCATCACCTCTGCCCGCTCTCTGGCCGAGCCGCTGTTTGAACACGCGCCGATGACCACCGTGCCGGTGTTTTCGTCCGGTCAGACCATCCGCCAGGCGGCAGGCACATGGGCGGCGGTCAAGTCGCCCGACCTGATCTACACTGCCGGCGGCGGGGTGGTCGCCCATCCGCTGGGGATCGCCGCCGGTGTCGAGGCGCTGGTCGAAGCCTGGAATGCGGCCATGGCCGGCGTGGCGATCGAGACCCATGCCCAGGGCAATGCAGCCCTTGCCGCCTCACTTGATGCCTATCCGGCGCAAGGAGCCTGA
- a CDS encoding ABC transporter substrate-binding protein, with amino-acid sequence MKNLITATLIAAAAATSALVAVPAIAADKPTVALSNAFLGNAWRRSMITAFEEAATKAQADGLIASFQVSNAPGENSATEQIAQLKALLLDQPDILLVNPASPTALNPTLQQACDMGIVVAVFDSSTDLECAHIVTNSFGDWARLSTQAVIDGIGGAGNVIIARGVRGSPPEIEMYAVQTELLKANPDVKVVGELFTFCDSAKAQEALLGTIASLPEVDGVIGCGEGLGAVQAFQTAGRDIPVVAFAPSGRALKFWGEGNGAPGSVAVMSDPGQGVAALFTAINIHNGQEVPRTTIFPPVVVSDEERDQWIAAVGDDEIASWQWTQELVDAQLKANIDGTVADAALPPVPVR; translated from the coding sequence TTGAAGAACCTAATCACTGCAACGCTGATTGCCGCTGCTGCCGCAACGTCAGCCCTCGTGGCCGTTCCCGCCATTGCTGCCGACAAGCCGACCGTCGCTCTGAGCAATGCGTTTTTGGGCAATGCCTGGCGACGTTCGATGATCACCGCATTTGAAGAAGCCGCGACCAAAGCCCAGGCCGATGGCCTGATCGCGTCATTCCAGGTATCCAACGCCCCGGGCGAGAACTCGGCGACGGAACAGATCGCGCAGCTCAAGGCGCTGCTGCTCGATCAGCCCGACATCCTGCTGGTCAATCCGGCCTCGCCCACCGCGCTCAATCCGACATTGCAGCAGGCCTGCGACATGGGGATCGTGGTCGCCGTCTTCGACAGTTCCACCGATCTCGAATGCGCCCATATCGTCACCAACAGCTTCGGCGACTGGGCGCGGTTGTCGACACAGGCCGTCATTGACGGCATTGGTGGCGCGGGCAATGTCATCATCGCCCGCGGCGTCCGGGGATCGCCTCCCGAAATCGAAATGTATGCCGTCCAGACCGAGCTGCTCAAGGCAAATCCCGATGTCAAAGTCGTCGGCGAGCTGTTCACTTTCTGCGACAGTGCCAAGGCGCAAGAAGCCCTGCTCGGCACCATCGCCAGCCTGCCCGAGGTCGACGGCGTGATCGGCTGCGGCGAGGGGCTGGGCGCCGTCCAGGCATTCCAGACGGCGGGACGCGACATCCCGGTGGTGGCATTCGCACCCAGCGGACGAGCGCTGAAATTCTGGGGCGAAGGCAATGGTGCGCCGGGCTCGGTCGCGGTCATGTCCGATCCGGGCCAGGGTGTTGCGGCGCTGTTTACCGCCATCAATATCCACAACGGGCAGGAAGTCCCGCGGACAACGATCTTCCCGCCGGTGGTGGTGAGCGACGAGGAGCGCGATCAGTGGATTGCCGCGGTTGGTGACGACGAGATCGCGTCCTGGCAGTGGACCCAGGAACTGGTCGACGCGCAACTGAAAGCCAATATCGACGGAACGGTGGCTGATGCAGCACTGCCTCCTGTTCCGGTCAGGTAA
- a CDS encoding phosphogluconate dehydrogenase C-terminal domain-containing protein: protein MTKIALFGAGGKMGFRLATNFRGSRYTIAHVEVSQPGCERLKSGLGIDTVSADDALDGAEAVILAVPDTHIGKVMAGIESKIRAGTMVIALDAAAPFAGHLPDRPDLTYFVTHPCHPPIFNDETDMEAKRDHFGGVKAKQHIVSALMQGPEEDYAKGEEIAKVIWAPVMRSHRVTVEHMALLEPGLSETVCASLLVVMKQAVDEVVARGVDEQTAMDFLLGHMNVLGAVIFGQTPGVFSDACNKAIENGIPVLMRDDWKRVFEPDEIAASIKRIT from the coding sequence ATGACGAAAATTGCGCTCTTTGGGGCCGGTGGCAAGATGGGGTTCCGGCTCGCGACGAACTTTCGCGGGTCACGATACACAATCGCTCACGTGGAAGTCAGCCAGCCAGGCTGCGAGCGCCTCAAGTCCGGGCTGGGCATTGACACGGTCTCCGCCGATGACGCGCTGGACGGTGCCGAGGCCGTCATTCTGGCTGTCCCAGATACCCATATCGGCAAGGTCATGGCCGGCATCGAAAGCAAGATCCGGGCGGGAACCATGGTGATTGCGCTGGATGCGGCGGCACCCTTTGCCGGACATCTGCCGGACCGGCCGGATCTGACCTATTTCGTCACCCATCCTTGCCATCCGCCGATTTTCAACGATGAAACGGACATGGAAGCCAAGCGCGACCATTTCGGCGGCGTCAAAGCAAAGCAGCACATCGTCAGTGCCTTGATGCAGGGGCCGGAGGAAGACTATGCAAAGGGCGAGGAGATCGCCAAAGTGATCTGGGCGCCGGTCATGCGGTCGCACCGGGTGACTGTCGAACATATGGCGCTGCTCGAGCCGGGCCTGTCCGAAACGGTCTGCGCGTCCCTGCTCGTGGTGATGAAACAGGCCGTCGATGAAGTGGTTGCGCGCGGCGTTGACGAGCAGACTGCGATGGACTTCCTGCTCGGTCACATGAATGTTCTGGGGGCGGTGATCTTCGGGCAAACCCCGGGGGTTTTCTCCGATGCCTGCAACAAGGCAATTGAAAATGGCATCCCGGTGCTGATGCGCGATGACTGGAAGCGGGTGTTCGAGCCTGACGAAATCGCCGCGAGCATTAAGCGGATCACATAA
- a CDS encoding substrate-binding domain-containing protein yields the protein MTSSYFKFSSYGLMAALTVLASSVPASADQTLRIGGTGAATVLMERLGTAFTAREPETTVEVIQGLGSSGGIAATRDGALDIAVSARPLKPEETGMTETVAVITPYGLVSSNPNPGDIAKNDVAAFYASTSATWPDGTPVKVILRPKSESDTALLGQTFPGMAAAIDEVRTRIDVPVAATDQDNLELAKTIDGSLVGTGLAQMVTEGHQPDLRFLTIDGVEPTLVNLESGTYPYFKPFRFVYPEEPSPLVQRFLAFIGSSEGQSLLHEAGSLPATR from the coding sequence ATGACCAGTTCTTATTTCAAATTTTCAAGTTATGGCCTGATGGCCGCATTGACTGTGCTTGCATCATCTGTCCCCGCTTCGGCAGATCAGACGCTGCGCATCGGCGGCACCGGCGCAGCCACGGTCCTGATGGAACGGCTCGGCACGGCGTTCACCGCCCGGGAGCCCGAAACAACGGTCGAGGTCATTCAGGGGCTCGGCAGCTCGGGCGGAATTGCGGCAACCCGGGACGGTGCTCTCGACATTGCCGTGTCCGCGCGCCCCCTGAAGCCGGAAGAGACCGGAATGACCGAAACTGTTGCCGTGATCACCCCTTACGGTCTTGTCAGCTCCAATCCGAATCCGGGTGATATCGCCAAAAATGATGTTGCCGCCTTTTACGCTTCGACGAGTGCAACCTGGCCCGACGGAACGCCGGTCAAGGTCATTCTCCGGCCCAAGAGCGAGAGCGACACCGCCTTGCTGGGCCAGACATTTCCAGGAATGGCCGCTGCCATCGACGAGGTCCGGACACGCATCGATGTCCCCGTGGCCGCAACCGACCAGGACAATCTGGAACTGGCGAAAACCATCGACGGCTCGCTTGTGGGCACAGGCCTGGCGCAAATGGTGACCGAGGGGCACCAGCCGGATCTGCGGTTCCTGACAATCGACGGCGTTGAACCGACGCTCGTAAATCTGGAAAGCGGTACATACCCCTATTTCAAGCCCTTCCGCTTTGTCTATCCCGAAGAGCCGTCACCGCTGGTGCAACGCTTTCTGGCCTTTATCGGGTCAAGCGAAGGTCAGAGCCTGCTGCATGAGGCAGGCAGTCTCCCGGCAACCCGGTGA
- a CDS encoding SMP-30/gluconolactonase/LRE family protein, with product MSDLLDGAGFEAFDPRFSALFAPHIHVEKLWTGARWCEGPAWFAAGRYLVWSDIPNNRMMRWDETDGSTSVFRAPSNNSNGNTVDRQGRLVSCEHLTRRVTRTEHDGSITVLADSFAGKRLNSPNDVVVHSDGSIWFTDPSYGILTDYEGDVCEPELGGNHVYRIDPSDGSMRQVTDDFVQPNGLAFSPDESLLYIADTGATHQPGGPAHIRRFEVQQDGSLCGGEVFATCTSGFFDGFRVDRQGRIWTSAFDGVHCYDPDGTRIGIIRIPEIVANLTFGGAKRNRLFICGTTSLYAVYVFANGVTMG from the coding sequence TTGTCTGATCTACTGGACGGTGCCGGTTTCGAGGCCTTCGACCCGCGCTTTTCCGCGTTGTTTGCCCCGCATATTCATGTCGAAAAACTCTGGACCGGGGCCCGGTGGTGCGAAGGTCCGGCCTGGTTCGCCGCCGGGCGCTACCTGGTCTGGTCGGACATTCCCAACAACCGGATGATGCGCTGGGACGAGACCGACGGCTCGACCTCGGTGTTCCGGGCGCCGTCCAACAATTCCAATGGCAACACCGTCGACCGCCAGGGCCGGCTTGTCAGCTGCGAGCACCTGACGCGGCGCGTCACCCGCACCGAGCATGACGGTTCAATCACCGTTCTTGCAGACAGCTTTGCCGGCAAAAGGCTCAATTCGCCCAATGATGTCGTGGTGCATTCGGATGGATCGATCTGGTTCACCGATCCGAGCTACGGCATCCTCACCGACTATGAAGGCGATGTCTGCGAACCGGAACTGGGCGGCAATCATGTCTACCGGATAGACCCGTCCGATGGGTCGATGCGCCAGGTCACCGATGATTTCGTCCAGCCCAATGGTCTTGCCTTCTCGCCGGATGAAAGCCTTCTCTACATCGCCGACACCGGCGCGACCCATCAGCCCGGCGGTCCTGCCCATATCAGACGTTTCGAGGTGCAGCAGGACGGATCTCTGTGCGGGGGCGAGGTCTTCGCAACCTGCACCTCCGGCTTCTTCGACGGTTTCCGCGTCGACCGCCAGGGCCGGATCTGGACCAGCGCCTTTGACGGCGTGCATTGCTACGATCCCGACGGAACCCGCATCGGCATCATCCGGATTCCGGAGATCGTCGCCAATCTGACCTTCGGCGGCGCCAAGCGCAACCGGCTGTTCATCTGTGGCACCACATCGCTTTATGCTGTCTATGTTTTTGCCAATGGCGTCACCATGGGGTGA
- a CDS encoding ABC transporter permease, whose amino-acid sequence MSVAVPVQARFNPPKGLARRVLPGFLTLIAMVLILVICGMIQPRIWSQNGLTLIMSPIVALAIASMAQMVMMSIGDIDLGIGFFVGMVTTIVATLLRETPLLGVLALAGSVLAYALLGALVQLRSVPSLIATLGASFIWLGMGLFVLPVPGGMAPDWLFKYAFWKPPLSIPAPVITMLAATALTWFVTRRTGLGVRFRSLGSNPVALTRSGGSLVVTRMLAYATVGLLGVLAGITLTAEIGGGDVNAVPGYTLTTVAAVILGGGMFTGGRAVAWGTLAGAVTLGLLTVLLTLLSLSSNIQPAVQGFIVIAVLAGRLVVERMTR is encoded by the coding sequence GTGAGTGTCGCTGTCCCCGTACAAGCCCGGTTCAACCCGCCAAAGGGCCTTGCCCGCCGGGTCCTGCCCGGTTTTCTCACTTTGATTGCAATGGTGCTGATCCTCGTGATCTGCGGCATGATCCAGCCGCGGATCTGGTCGCAGAACGGTCTCACGCTGATCATGTCGCCGATTGTGGCGCTGGCCATCGCCTCGATGGCGCAGATGGTGATGATGAGCATCGGCGATATCGATCTCGGCATCGGCTTCTTCGTCGGAATGGTCACCACCATCGTCGCCACGCTGCTGCGCGAAACCCCGCTGCTGGGTGTGCTGGCGCTGGCCGGCTCCGTGCTGGCCTATGCGCTTCTGGGCGCGCTGGTTCAGCTTCGCTCGGTGCCGTCGCTGATCGCCACCCTGGGGGCGTCCTTCATCTGGTTGGGGATGGGGCTGTTTGTCCTGCCGGTGCCGGGGGGCATGGCGCCGGACTGGCTGTTCAAATATGCGTTCTGGAAGCCGCCGCTGTCGATCCCGGCTCCGGTCATCACCATGCTCGCCGCCACGGCGCTGACCTGGTTCGTGACACGACGGACCGGGCTCGGGGTGCGTTTCCGCAGTCTGGGCAGCAACCCTGTTGCGCTGACCCGGTCCGGCGGCTCTCTCGTCGTCACGCGCATGCTGGCCTATGCCACCGTCGGCCTTCTCGGCGTGCTGGCAGGGATCACGCTGACGGCTGAAATCGGCGGCGGCGATGTCAATGCCGTGCCCGGCTATACGCTGACCACGGTGGCGGCCGTGATCCTGGGCGGCGGCATGTTCACCGGCGGCCGCGCTGTGGCCTGGGGCACACTCGCCGGCGCCGTCACGCTTGGCCTTCTGACCGTGCTGCTCACTTTGCTCAGCCTGTCGTCGAACATCCAGCCGGCGGTCCAGGGCTTCATCGTCATCGCCGTTCTGGCCGGACGTCTTGTGGTGGAGCGGATGACCCGATGA
- a CDS encoding sugar ABC transporter ATP-binding protein — protein MLTKTFPVSDTADHDPLVQVRAAVKTYGPTKALAGVTLDVRAGEVFGVVGHNGAGKSTLMRVLSGLDAVDSGSVQIGGAGRPSERGFPGVRMAYQEGSLAHELTVYENIYLSSRNWIPDKRWHKPASARAAARLDEIFPDHTISPSDYVDDLPLADRQMVEIARATIADDLRLLILDEPTESLSGSAVDHLYAYVRKLRDSGHAIILVSHRLKEILSVCDRVAVMKDGAVVSTHHAASVTEQDLFLAMGGEVAIQTAGRGATKIAADSSRPVAVNVPMLTVDGAATQIVAHKGEVIGLAGIAGQGQEQVLDRLWRRSGDVEVSPALAYVPGDRQRSGILPIWNVARNLTITALPGLSRTGLRQADKEDSLVAEWVDRLKIRGGANAAIAGLSGGNQQKVIVARAFASDADTILLDDPFRGVDVHTKVELYQLIKSEARKGRTIIWYSSENSEMQHCDRAYVLRAGRIAGELHGSEITDERIISLSFAEAGEPRP, from the coding sequence GTGCTGACAAAGACATTTCCAGTTTCCGATACTGCCGATCATGATCCTCTGGTTCAGGTCAGAGCTGCAGTCAAGACCTATGGACCCACAAAGGCTCTTGCCGGTGTCACGCTTGATGTGCGCGCCGGCGAAGTCTTCGGTGTTGTCGGCCATAACGGCGCCGGCAAGAGCACTCTCATGCGGGTGCTGAGCGGGCTTGATGCGGTCGATTCCGGATCGGTGCAGATAGGTGGTGCCGGCAGGCCGTCGGAAAGAGGGTTTCCCGGCGTCCGCATGGCCTATCAGGAAGGGTCTCTGGCCCATGAACTCACCGTCTACGAGAACATCTATCTCTCCAGCCGCAACTGGATCCCGGACAAAAGATGGCACAAGCCCGCTTCCGCGCGCGCCGCGGCGCGGCTTGACGAGATCTTTCCGGATCACACGATCAGCCCGTCCGATTATGTCGATGATCTCCCGCTTGCCGACCGGCAGATGGTCGAGATCGCGCGCGCGACGATTGCCGATGATCTGCGTCTGCTGATCCTTGACGAGCCGACAGAGTCACTGAGCGGCAGCGCCGTCGATCATCTGTATGCATATGTCCGCAAGTTGCGCGACAGCGGGCATGCCATCATTCTGGTTTCCCACCGGCTCAAGGAAATCCTGTCCGTGTGCGACCGGGTCGCGGTGATGAAGGATGGCGCCGTTGTCTCCACCCACCACGCCGCCAGCGTGACAGAACAGGATCTGTTTCTGGCCATGGGCGGCGAGGTGGCAATCCAGACGGCCGGCAGGGGGGCAACGAAAATTGCCGCAGACAGTTCGCGCCCGGTTGCGGTGAATGTGCCGATGCTGACGGTGGATGGCGCGGCAACGCAGATCGTGGCCCACAAGGGCGAGGTCATCGGACTGGCAGGCATTGCCGGCCAGGGGCAGGAACAGGTTCTTGACCGGTTGTGGCGCCGCAGCGGAGATGTCGAGGTCAGCCCGGCTCTGGCCTATGTTCCCGGTGACCGGCAGCGCTCCGGAATCCTTCCGATCTGGAACGTTGCCAGAAATTTGACGATCACGGCGCTGCCCGGCCTGAGCCGGACCGGGCTGCGGCAGGCGGACAAGGAGGATTCGCTCGTTGCCGAATGGGTCGACCGGCTGAAGATCCGCGGCGGTGCGAATGCCGCCATCGCCGGACTCTCCGGCGGCAATCAGCAAAAAGTTATCGTGGCGCGCGCCTTTGCGTCTGACGCTGACACGATCCTGCTGGATGATCCGTTTCGCGGCGTTGATGTCCATACCAAGGTCGAGCTCTACCAATTGATCAAGTCCGAAGCCCGCAAGGGGCGGACGATCATCTGGTATTCGAGCGAGAACTCGGAGATGCAGCATTGCGACCGGGCCTATGTGTTGCGCGCCGGGCGTATCGCGGGCGAGCTGCATGGCAGCGAGATTACCGATGAACGCATCATTTCTCTGTCCTTTGCCGAAGCCGGGGAGCCCCGCCCGTGA